One genomic region from Amycolatopsis sp. FBCC-B4732 encodes:
- a CDS encoding GNAT family N-acetyltransferase, with protein MKLRPATADDADFLADVLVAAVNWSPDWPPKSRRRVLAAPNTACYVAGWPRESDLGVVAEADGERVGAAWLRFFAPDAPGYGFVAADVPELTVGVAAEWRGRGVGRALLHAVEDHAKEAGIARISLSVERKNFAERLYLAAGYEVVGAGSEQSDTMVKFL; from the coding sequence GTGAAGCTCCGCCCGGCGACCGCCGACGACGCCGACTTCCTGGCCGACGTGCTGGTGGCCGCCGTCAACTGGTCGCCGGACTGGCCGCCGAAGAGCCGTCGCCGCGTGCTCGCGGCTCCGAACACCGCCTGCTACGTCGCCGGCTGGCCGCGGGAAAGCGACCTGGGTGTCGTCGCCGAAGCGGACGGCGAGCGGGTCGGCGCCGCCTGGCTGCGCTTCTTCGCTCCCGACGCGCCGGGGTACGGGTTCGTGGCCGCCGACGTCCCCGAACTCACCGTCGGCGTGGCCGCGGAGTGGCGCGGCCGGGGCGTCGGACGCGCGTTGCTGCACGCCGTCGAGGACCACGCGAAGGAAGCGGGGATCGCGCGGATCAGCCTCAGCGTCGAACGGAAGAACTTTGCGGAGCGGCTGTACCTCGCGGCCGGCTACGAGGTCGTGGGCGCGGGGTCCGAGCAGTCCGACACCATGGTGAAGTTTCTGTGA
- a CDS encoding carbohydrate ABC transporter permease, with protein sequence MTRRLVALLVGAVFFVPLYLVLANVFKRGDLIAKEPASLPLPPTLANIHAVLTRPDGLFWVSLANSVVVTVSSILVLTVLSAMLGHYLARSRKRWTKVLTLVLLAGLMIPPQVILIPITDVLRVTHLMASLPGLILFNVGYYVPFGVFVFSGFVRGVPVELEEAALLDGAGRMQVFWRVVFPLLRPATASVLIFLGVWIWNDFIDPLIILGPGQGTTITTGIYRSIGQYQADLGSVFALMFLATLPVLIFYLALQKQFVKGLTGGATKG encoded by the coding sequence GTGACCCGCCGGCTGGTCGCCCTGCTCGTCGGCGCGGTGTTCTTCGTGCCGCTGTACCTGGTGCTGGCCAACGTCTTCAAGCGGGGCGACCTGATCGCGAAGGAACCCGCGTCGCTCCCGCTGCCGCCGACGCTGGCCAACATCCACGCGGTGCTGACCCGCCCGGACGGGTTGTTCTGGGTCAGCCTGGCCAACAGCGTCGTCGTGACGGTGTCGTCGATCCTGGTCCTGACCGTCCTGTCGGCCATGCTCGGCCACTACCTGGCGCGTTCGCGCAAGCGGTGGACGAAGGTCCTGACGCTGGTGCTGCTGGCCGGCCTGATGATCCCGCCGCAGGTCATCCTGATCCCGATCACGGACGTCCTGCGCGTCACCCACCTGATGGCGTCGCTGCCGGGACTGATCCTGTTCAACGTCGGCTACTACGTGCCGTTCGGGGTCTTCGTGTTCAGCGGGTTCGTCCGCGGGGTCCCGGTCGAGCTGGAGGAGGCGGCGCTGCTCGACGGCGCCGGGCGGATGCAGGTGTTCTGGCGCGTGGTGTTCCCGCTGCTGCGCCCGGCGACGGCGTCCGTGCTGATCTTCCTGGGCGTGTGGATCTGGAACGACTTCATCGACCCGCTGATCATCCTCGGCCCGGGGCAGGGCACGACGATCACGACGGGCATCTACCGCTCGATCGGCCAGTACCAGGCGGACCTGGGCAGCGTGTTCGCCCTGATGTTCCTGGCGACGCTGCCGGTGCTGATCTTCTACCTGGCACTGCAGAAGCAGTTCGTGAAGGGCCTGACCGGCGGCGCGACGAAGGGCTAG
- a CDS encoding carbohydrate ABC transporter permease, which yields MATRKPVLPRVGHFASFGAPGVLVYVCFVLAPILISFGYSLTNYNPFHPPVRFVGFDNYQLLFTDEQFLAALEVTTILTLIVVLVPNVLGLGVALLLDRKGWLYNALRSVFFTPVILSSVVVSIVWSRLLDDAGPLNNLLRALGVEHPPGWLSDPDLALYSVASIVCWQMLGFCVVVYLAGLQGVPAELLEAAEIDGAGPLRRFRAVTWPLLAPSLTITTVVLLISAFKTYDYVKVITNGGPGSGATATIAFDVLQTGFDANHVGYASAMAVLMLAIVAVVTTVVLNFLRRREVDL from the coding sequence TTGGCCACCCGCAAGCCGGTCCTGCCGCGGGTCGGGCACTTCGCGTCGTTCGGCGCCCCGGGCGTGCTCGTCTACGTGTGCTTCGTGCTCGCTCCGATCCTGATCAGCTTCGGCTACAGCCTGACGAACTACAACCCGTTCCACCCGCCGGTGCGGTTCGTCGGCTTCGACAACTACCAGCTGCTCTTCACCGATGAGCAGTTCCTCGCCGCGCTCGAGGTCACCACGATCCTGACGCTGATCGTGGTCCTCGTGCCCAACGTGCTCGGTCTCGGCGTCGCGCTGCTGCTCGACCGGAAAGGCTGGCTGTACAACGCTTTGCGCAGCGTGTTCTTCACCCCGGTGATCCTCAGCTCGGTCGTCGTCTCGATCGTTTGGTCGCGGCTGCTCGACGACGCCGGGCCGCTGAACAACCTGTTGCGCGCGCTGGGGGTCGAGCACCCGCCGGGCTGGCTTTCGGACCCCGATCTGGCGCTGTACTCGGTCGCCTCGATCGTGTGCTGGCAGATGCTCGGGTTCTGCGTCGTCGTCTACCTGGCCGGGCTGCAGGGCGTGCCGGCCGAACTGCTCGAAGCCGCCGAGATCGACGGCGCCGGGCCGCTGCGGCGGTTCCGCGCGGTTACCTGGCCGCTGCTCGCGCCGTCGCTGACTATCACTACGGTCGTGCTGCTGATCTCCGCGTTCAAGACCTACGACTACGTCAAGGTGATCACCAACGGCGGCCCGGGTTCCGGAGCCACGGCGACGATCGCGTTCGACGTGCTGCAGACCGGCTTCGACGCCAACCACGTCGGCTACGCGTCCGCGATGGCCGTGCTGATGCTGGCGATCGTCGCGGTCGTGACGACCGTCGTGCTGAACTTCCTCCGCCGCCGGGAGGTGGACCTGTGA
- a CDS encoding alpha-galactosidase — MPGISFLDAHRTWVLTGTTTTYALRLDEDDVPTHVYWGPRLSPPQVVELTQKTLPRWDGFNDPNEGLDELAADSGTRYWTPALQLRFADGTRGLEWRYQRHEITERHLAIHCTDRHYSVRITLHYRFRSDVLERWTELSADTDVEVARADSATWALPVLEDYRLSHTTGRWAAETQLRREPAPHGETVFGSRRGITSHHANPWVMVDDGTATEHHGEVYGVALAWSGSWRLTTTRSSTGRLTVSGGFGQDGVVHRIGPGRPLTTPVAAGLHTRGGFGAASRAWHAYVREHVLPHPAELRPVLYNSWEATGFAVSEGGQLALAERAAALGVELFVLDDGWFGARTGDHAGLGDWHVNRERFPGGLRPLVDAVHALGMKFGLWVEPEMVNPDSDLHRAHPDWVLHHPHRRRSELRNQLVLNFARPDVAVWAHGWLDRLVGDHGVDFLKWDMNRPFSEAGWPGEADQDRLWVEHTRAVYAILDRLRRDYPGLRIEACSGGGGRVDLGVLARTDQVWPSDNTDALDRLRVQHGYSQLYPARAMAAWVTDDPNFVTARSVPLRFRFHVAMAGVLGLGGDIAHWPDEDLALAREMIALYRDIRPVVQHGALHRLRPPVDDGLVALQYVLGDRSVVFAYRQAAHFAEPDRPLRLGGLDSADRYLDPDSGTTHSGAVLLAHGLRLGLPTGDFASAVVRLERISR, encoded by the coding sequence ATGCCCGGGATCAGCTTCCTCGACGCCCACCGCACCTGGGTGCTCACCGGCACGACGACCACCTACGCCCTGCGGCTCGACGAAGACGACGTCCCCACCCACGTGTACTGGGGTCCGCGCCTGTCCCCGCCCCAGGTCGTCGAACTCACGCAGAAAACTCTTCCCCGCTGGGACGGCTTCAACGACCCGAACGAAGGTCTCGACGAACTCGCGGCGGACAGCGGCACCCGTTACTGGACCCCGGCCCTGCAACTCCGCTTCGCCGACGGCACCCGGGGCCTCGAATGGCGGTACCAGCGCCACGAAATCACCGAGCGCCACCTGGCGATCCACTGCACCGACCGCCACTACTCCGTGCGGATCACCCTCCACTACCGGTTCCGGTCCGACGTCCTCGAACGCTGGACCGAGCTGTCCGCCGACACCGACGTCGAGGTCGCCCGGGCCGACTCCGCGACCTGGGCCCTGCCCGTCCTCGAGGACTACCGGCTCAGCCACACCACCGGCCGCTGGGCCGCGGAAACCCAGCTGCGACGGGAACCCGCCCCGCACGGGGAGACCGTCTTCGGCAGCCGCCGTGGGATCACCAGTCACCACGCCAACCCCTGGGTCATGGTCGACGACGGCACCGCCACCGAACACCACGGCGAGGTCTACGGCGTCGCGCTCGCGTGGAGCGGCTCGTGGCGCCTCACCACGACCCGCTCCTCGACCGGGCGCCTGACGGTCAGCGGCGGCTTCGGGCAAGACGGCGTCGTCCACCGGATCGGGCCCGGCCGGCCGCTGACCACCCCGGTCGCCGCCGGCCTGCACACCCGCGGCGGGTTCGGCGCCGCGAGCCGCGCGTGGCACGCCTACGTCCGCGAACACGTCCTGCCGCACCCCGCGGAGCTGCGCCCGGTCCTCTACAACTCCTGGGAAGCCACGGGATTCGCCGTCTCCGAAGGCGGCCAGCTCGCCCTCGCCGAGCGGGCCGCGGCGCTCGGCGTCGAGCTGTTCGTGCTGGACGACGGCTGGTTCGGCGCCCGCACCGGCGACCACGCCGGGCTCGGCGACTGGCACGTCAACCGCGAGCGCTTCCCCGGTGGCCTCCGGCCGCTGGTCGACGCGGTGCACGCGCTGGGCATGAAGTTCGGGCTCTGGGTCGAGCCCGAGATGGTCAACCCGGACAGCGACCTCCACCGCGCCCACCCGGACTGGGTGCTGCACCACCCGCACCGGCGCCGGTCGGAACTGCGCAACCAGCTCGTCCTCAACTTCGCGCGGCCCGACGTCGCCGTGTGGGCGCACGGCTGGCTCGACCGGCTCGTCGGCGACCACGGCGTCGACTTCCTCAAGTGGGACATGAACCGCCCGTTCAGCGAAGCGGGCTGGCCGGGCGAAGCGGACCAGGACCGGCTGTGGGTCGAGCACACCCGTGCGGTGTACGCGATCCTGGACCGCCTCCGCCGCGACTACCCCGGCCTGCGGATCGAGGCGTGCAGCGGTGGCGGCGGCCGGGTCGACCTCGGCGTGCTCGCCCGCACCGACCAGGTCTGGCCGTCGGACAACACCGACGCCCTCGACCGGCTCCGCGTCCAGCACGGCTACAGCCAGCTCTACCCGGCCCGCGCGATGGCGGCCTGGGTCACCGACGACCCGAACTTCGTCACCGCCCGCTCGGTGCCGCTGCGCTTCCGGTTCCACGTCGCCATGGCCGGCGTGCTCGGTCTCGGCGGCGACATCGCGCACTGGCCGGACGAAGACCTCGCGCTCGCCCGGGAAATGATCGCGCTGTACCGGGACATCCGGCCCGTGGTGCAACACGGGGCGCTGCACCGGCTCCGGCCACCGGTCGACGACGGCCTCGTCGCGCTCCAGTACGTCCTCGGCGACCGGTCGGTCGTGTTCGCCTACCGGCAGGCCGCGCACTTCGCCGAGCCGGACCGGCCGCTGCGGCTCGGCGGGCTCGATTCCGCTGACCGGTACCTCGATCCGGATTCCGGCACCACGCACTCCGGCGCCGTGCTGCTCGCCCACGGACTGCGCCTCGGGCTCCCGACCGGCGACTTCGCGAGCGCAGTCGTCCGACTGGAGCGAATTTCGCGCTAG
- a CDS encoding extracellular solute-binding protein — translation MRRSLALGAAVLLAVSACSVGSNTGGGTEITFLTFETPNLTPAYWDAAIKRVTDKNPGFKVKKLVAPTADGRTSYAKQLLQSGQFPDVLIAVDSAGFAEAGNLYAWTPDELKDFQFPEANPVNGKYYQLPANTQTIPPVYYNKKMFADAGIAAPPKTWAELVADAGKLKDKGFAPFTIGGGKDGFPSSMILSGLVGTEVYATTPDWLTQRRQDKVKFADPAFQRAFSKLADLVARGYVDKTSVSRDYAATEQAFLDGKSAMYPMGNWFAANADSKKHDFEVGVFDFPTEDGKLVVPAYTGGGMIVNAKAANLDAARKFALGFQLDKDQLDASVKADGLFPALKGYTPPADVGPAFKAGYDLYTQAVRQNAVVHAFRWETADDGLLPGMKDKVDQAAQDVITGRKTVADACAFLDTEWAKAG, via the coding sequence ATGAGAAGGTCACTGGCGCTGGGCGCCGCGGTGCTCCTGGCGGTGAGCGCGTGCTCGGTCGGGTCGAACACCGGCGGTGGCACCGAAATCACCTTCCTCACCTTCGAGACACCGAACCTCACGCCCGCCTACTGGGACGCCGCGATCAAGCGCGTCACCGACAAGAACCCCGGCTTCAAGGTGAAGAAGCTCGTCGCCCCCACCGCCGACGGCCGGACGTCGTACGCGAAGCAGCTGCTGCAGTCCGGCCAGTTCCCGGACGTGCTGATCGCCGTGGACTCCGCGGGCTTCGCCGAGGCCGGCAACCTCTACGCCTGGACGCCCGACGAGCTCAAGGACTTCCAGTTCCCCGAGGCCAACCCGGTCAACGGGAAGTACTACCAGCTGCCGGCGAACACCCAGACCATCCCGCCGGTCTACTACAACAAGAAGATGTTCGCCGACGCGGGTATCGCCGCGCCGCCGAAGACGTGGGCCGAACTGGTCGCCGACGCCGGCAAGCTCAAGGACAAGGGCTTCGCGCCGTTCACCATCGGCGGCGGCAAGGACGGCTTCCCGTCGTCGATGATCCTCTCCGGCCTGGTCGGCACCGAGGTCTACGCCACGACGCCGGACTGGCTGACCCAGCGGCGCCAGGACAAGGTCAAGTTCGCCGATCCCGCCTTCCAGCGCGCCTTCTCGAAGCTCGCCGACCTCGTCGCGCGCGGGTACGTGGACAAGACGAGCGTTTCCCGCGACTACGCGGCGACCGAGCAGGCTTTCCTCGACGGCAAGAGCGCGATGTACCCGATGGGCAACTGGTTCGCCGCCAACGCCGACTCGAAGAAGCACGACTTCGAAGTCGGCGTGTTCGACTTCCCCACCGAGGACGGCAAGCTCGTCGTCCCGGCCTACACCGGTGGCGGCATGATCGTGAACGCGAAGGCCGCGAACCTCGACGCCGCCAGGAAGTTCGCGCTCGGCTTCCAGCTGGACAAGGACCAGCTCGACGCGTCGGTCAAGGCGGACGGCCTGTTCCCGGCGCTCAAGGGCTACACCCCGCCCGCCGACGTGGGCCCGGCGTTCAAGGCCGGGTACGACCTCTACACCCAGGCGGTGCGGCAGAACGCCGTCGTCCACGCGTTCCGCTGGGAGACCGCCGACGACGGGTTGCTGCCCGGTATGAAGGACAAGGTCGACCAGGCCGCCCAGGACGTCATCACCGGCCGCAAGACGGTGGCCGACGCGTGCGCGTTCCTGGACACCGAGTGGGCGAAGGCGGGCTGA